Proteins encoded by one window of Sorangium aterium:
- a CDS encoding cytochrome c biogenesis protein — protein MGANVNVERAPHKVALAASGDAARRAASGASAGASIAFYVLLAASALAIIGTLHFVAYVVPTEATMGIVQKIFYFHAPAGYAMYIGATVCFIGSAGYLARGTQRWDSLAKAGAEVAVAMGLIVLVTGPLWAAKAWGVYWTWDPRLTTSLLSVLIYIAYVVLRAFTGDSDAERKFAAALGVLGAANLPIIHYSVKMWGGNHPTVITGKGGGLGHPDMKMALGFGFLSFTLLTLALVWARYRVDLASARLAEIEQEALEAGIGED, from the coding sequence ATGGGAGCCAACGTCAACGTCGAGCGGGCGCCGCACAAGGTGGCTTTGGCAGCGAGCGGTGATGCGGCGCGGCGCGCGGCGAGCGGGGCCTCCGCGGGCGCCAGCATCGCGTTTTACGTCCTGCTCGCGGCGTCGGCCCTCGCCATCATCGGCACTCTCCACTTCGTGGCGTACGTCGTGCCGACCGAGGCCACGATGGGGATCGTGCAGAAGATCTTCTACTTCCACGCCCCCGCCGGGTACGCGATGTACATCGGCGCGACCGTCTGCTTCATCGGCTCCGCCGGCTACCTCGCGCGCGGCACCCAGCGCTGGGATTCGCTGGCGAAGGCCGGCGCCGAGGTCGCCGTGGCGATGGGGCTGATCGTCCTCGTCACCGGTCCGCTGTGGGCCGCCAAGGCGTGGGGCGTGTACTGGACGTGGGATCCGCGCCTCACGACGTCGCTGCTCAGCGTGCTTATCTACATCGCTTACGTCGTGCTCCGCGCCTTCACCGGCGACAGCGACGCCGAGCGCAAGTTCGCGGCGGCCCTGGGCGTCCTCGGCGCGGCCAACCTGCCGATCATCCATTATTCGGTGAAGATGTGGGGCGGTAACCACCCCACGGTCATCACGGGCAAAGGCGGCGGCCTCGGGCACCCCGACATGAAGATGGCGCTCGGCTTCGGCTTCCTCTCGTTCACCCTGCTCACCCTCGCGCTCGTGTGGGCGCGCTACCGCGTCGATCTCGCGTCCGCGCGGCTCGCGGAGATCGAGCAAGAGGCCCTCGAAGCCGGCATCGGAGAGGACTGA
- a CDS encoding COX15/CtaA family protein → MTQARFWKLAALALAFTLGVILWGAFVRATGSGAGCGSHWPTCNGDVIPRSPSAATFIEFTHRATSGIAFLLVAQQLVWAFVAYPSGHPVRGGAAASMLFMITEAAVGAGIVLLEYVAHDASAARALWMAVHLINTFLLVAAMTCTLYWARGGRRVRLRGQGVTGALLGAGLAGVLAVGVTGAIAALGDTLFAAGSLREGLAQDFSPAAHFLLQLRVLHPTVAAAVGVYLLFARGAVAARRPSPEVARLSAATGALVLLQIGAGLLNLLLLAPVWMQLVHLLLADLLWMVLVTFAAAAMGEPASAADAGPPGEKARREAVAI, encoded by the coding sequence ATGACTCAGGCGCGGTTCTGGAAGCTCGCGGCGCTCGCGCTGGCCTTCACGCTCGGCGTGATCCTGTGGGGCGCGTTCGTGCGCGCGACCGGCTCGGGGGCCGGCTGCGGCAGCCACTGGCCGACGTGCAACGGCGACGTCATCCCGCGCTCTCCGAGCGCGGCGACCTTCATCGAGTTCACGCACCGCGCCACCTCGGGCATCGCGTTCCTGCTCGTCGCGCAGCAGCTCGTCTGGGCCTTCGTCGCTTATCCGTCGGGCCACCCGGTGCGCGGCGGCGCGGCCGCGTCGATGCTGTTCATGATCACCGAGGCGGCGGTCGGCGCCGGGATCGTCCTGCTCGAGTACGTCGCGCACGACGCGTCCGCGGCGCGCGCGCTCTGGATGGCCGTGCACCTCATCAACACGTTCCTGCTGGTGGCCGCCATGACCTGCACCCTCTACTGGGCGCGCGGGGGCCGGCGCGTGCGCTTGCGCGGCCAGGGGGTGACGGGCGCGCTGCTCGGCGCCGGGCTCGCAGGCGTCCTCGCCGTGGGTGTGACCGGGGCCATCGCCGCGCTCGGGGACACGCTCTTCGCCGCGGGCTCGCTCCGCGAGGGGCTGGCGCAGGATTTCTCGCCCGCGGCGCATTTCCTGCTGCAGCTGCGCGTGCTGCACCCGACCGTGGCGGCGGCCGTGGGCGTCTACCTCCTCTTCGCCCGCGGCGCCGTCGCTGCCCGGCGCCCCTCGCCCGAGGTCGCGCGGCTCTCGGCGGCGACCGGAGCGCTCGTGCTGCTGCAGATCGGCGCGGGGCTCCTCAACCTCTTGTTGCTCGCGCCGGTGTGGATGCAGCTCGTCCACCTGCTGCTCGCCGATCTCCTGTGGATGGTCCTCGTCACGTTCGCCGCGGCGGCGATGGGCGAGCCGGCCTCGGCGGCGGACGCAGGCCCGCCCGGGGAGAAGGCCCGGCGGGAGGCCGTCGCCATCTAG
- a CDS encoding sigma-54-dependent transcriptional regulator, producing MNAADRARILLVDDEPALRRGLARALVRDFDVLTAEDGPAALGLLATTRVEAVLLDLAMPRMSGAEVLDRIRAAYPDVEVVVMAGHADLDAAIAAVRAGAYGFVTKPVDAEAAVAITIERAIERRRLERRARALEERVDEHEQLGEVITSSAAMQDAYRKALGVAAVAAPLLLVGERGTGKELVARAVHRRGPRAARPFVAVDCSALPPSRAEDELFGEGGDASLDGRARGGLIEAADKGTLFLDEVSALPLAAQARLLRVLTHGEIARAGGEPRRVDVRVIASTCEGLRELASSGQLREDLAYRLGVIVVELPPLRRRREDVALLASHFLNRCARRHGRDVKRIGPEAARLLREHAWPGNARELESAIEHAVISARGEAILPADLPPSVSGRSGPSLRPPRDALVLPAELCDLPYAEAKERAVDAFDQIYVGRLLERTGNNLSEAARQAGMDRSNFRRLKKKVASRGDEAAQGETDGAAPGKGGAG from the coding sequence GTGAACGCCGCAGATCGCGCCCGTATCCTCCTCGTCGACGACGAGCCCGCCCTGCGCCGCGGCCTGGCGCGCGCGCTCGTGCGCGATTTCGACGTCCTCACCGCCGAGGACGGCCCCGCGGCGCTCGGGCTGCTCGCGACGACCCGCGTCGAGGCGGTGCTGCTCGACCTCGCCATGCCGCGCATGAGCGGCGCCGAGGTGCTCGATCGGATCAGGGCCGCGTACCCCGACGTCGAGGTCGTGGTGATGGCCGGCCACGCCGACCTCGACGCCGCGATCGCGGCCGTTCGCGCCGGCGCGTACGGGTTCGTGACGAAGCCCGTCGACGCGGAGGCCGCGGTCGCGATCACGATCGAGCGCGCGATCGAGCGCCGTCGGCTCGAGCGCCGCGCGCGGGCCCTCGAGGAGCGGGTCGACGAGCACGAGCAGCTCGGCGAGGTGATCACGAGCTCCGCCGCGATGCAGGACGCCTACAGGAAGGCGCTCGGCGTGGCGGCCGTCGCCGCGCCCCTCCTGCTGGTGGGCGAGCGCGGGACGGGCAAGGAGCTCGTCGCGCGCGCCGTCCACCGGCGCGGCCCGCGCGCCGCGCGGCCGTTCGTCGCCGTCGACTGCAGCGCGCTGCCGCCGTCGCGGGCCGAGGACGAGCTCTTCGGCGAAGGCGGCGACGCCTCGCTGGACGGCCGCGCCCGCGGGGGCCTGATCGAGGCGGCGGACAAGGGCACGCTCTTCCTCGACGAGGTCTCGGCGCTGCCGCTCGCGGCCCAGGCCAGGCTGCTCCGGGTCCTCACGCACGGCGAGATCGCGAGGGCGGGGGGCGAGCCGCGCCGCGTGGACGTGCGCGTGATCGCGTCGACGTGCGAAGGCCTCCGCGAGCTCGCCTCTTCCGGCCAGCTCCGGGAGGATCTCGCGTACCGCCTCGGCGTCATCGTCGTCGAGCTGCCGCCGCTCCGGCGGCGCAGGGAGGACGTCGCGCTGCTCGCGAGCCACTTCCTGAACCGGTGCGCGCGCAGGCACGGGCGCGACGTCAAGCGGATCGGCCCCGAGGCGGCGCGCCTGCTCCGCGAGCACGCGTGGCCGGGCAACGCGCGCGAGCTCGAGAGCGCCATCGAGCACGCCGTGATCTCCGCGCGCGGCGAGGCGATCCTGCCCGCGGATCTGCCGCCCTCGGTGTCGGGGCGCTCCGGGCCGTCGCTTCGCCCTCCGAGGGACGCGCTCGTCCTGCCGGCCGAGCTCTGCGATCTCCCCTACGCGGAGGCCAAGGAGCGCGCCGTCGATGCGTTCGATCAGATCTACGTCGGGCGCCTGCTGGAGCGCACGGGCAACAACCTCAGCGAGGCGGCGCGGCAGGCGGGGATGGATCGCTCGAACTTCCGGAGGCTGAAGAAAAAGGTCGCCTCGCGCGGAGACGAGGCCGCGCAGGGGGAGACCGACGGGGCGGCGCCGGGCAAGGGCGGCGCGGGCTGA
- a CDS encoding diguanylate cyclase has translation MPNSDELRSAPLSAPIELPSGRPARIVVADDDRLARQMLASILQKAGFQVEAVDDGQEAIELIGRGGVDLVLLDIVMPRLTGLEACRLLKSMTSESFLPVVLVTVKSDTANRVEGLKIGADDYVCKPFEEEELLARVGAMLRIKRLHDQVAAQRAYLEQLSIHDEMTGLYNYRYLFTRLNEEFKRAERYHEPFACVLVDIDRLKAMNETGGRTLGDAVIRRVADGIRRSVREVDVVARYGGEEFLIVLPSTHFAGSLTVAERIWREASGNPVEFGGEARPCSVSIGVSLYPSRDVRSKDALIRAAESALNQAKREGGNRICVFQQHGHIYTPTASGEPQSSPPPGKLRRSSDPAFAATHVATEEPREPQTRRGTDLPPFPSRKPL, from the coding sequence GTGCCGAACAGCGACGAACTCCGAAGCGCTCCGCTCTCCGCGCCGATCGAGCTCCCGAGCGGTCGACCGGCCAGGATCGTCGTCGCGGACGACGACCGCCTCGCGCGCCAGATGCTGGCGAGCATCCTTCAGAAGGCGGGCTTCCAGGTCGAGGCGGTCGACGACGGTCAGGAGGCGATCGAGCTGATCGGGCGGGGAGGGGTCGATCTCGTGCTCCTCGACATCGTGATGCCTCGGCTCACCGGCCTCGAGGCGTGCAGGCTGCTCAAGAGCATGACCTCGGAGTCGTTCCTCCCCGTCGTGCTGGTCACCGTGAAGAGCGACACGGCGAACCGGGTCGAGGGGCTCAAGATCGGCGCCGACGACTACGTCTGCAAGCCGTTCGAGGAGGAGGAGCTCCTCGCGCGGGTCGGGGCGATGCTCCGGATCAAGCGGCTGCACGACCAGGTCGCGGCGCAGCGCGCCTACCTGGAGCAGCTCTCCATCCACGACGAGATGACGGGGCTCTACAACTACCGTTACCTCTTCACGCGCCTCAACGAGGAGTTCAAGCGCGCGGAGCGCTACCACGAGCCGTTCGCCTGCGTGCTCGTCGACATCGATCGGCTGAAGGCGATGAACGAGACCGGGGGGCGCACGCTCGGCGACGCCGTGATCCGGCGCGTGGCCGACGGGATCCGCCGCTCCGTCCGGGAGGTGGACGTGGTCGCGCGCTACGGCGGCGAGGAGTTCCTCATCGTCCTGCCGAGCACCCACTTCGCCGGGTCGCTGACGGTGGCCGAGCGGATCTGGCGCGAGGCCTCCGGCAACCCGGTCGAGTTCGGCGGAGAGGCGAGGCCGTGCAGCGTCTCGATCGGCGTCTCGCTCTACCCCTCGCGCGACGTCCGCTCCAAGGACGCGCTGATCCGCGCCGCGGAGAGCGCGCTCAACCAGGCGAAGCGCGAGGGCGGCAACCGGATCTGCGTCTTCCAGCAGCACGGCCACATCTACACGCCGACGGCGAGCGGCGAGCCGCAGTCCTCACCCCCGCCGGGGAAGCTCCGGCGCTCGAGCGATCCGGCCTTCGCCGCGACGCACGTGGCCACGGAGGAGCCGAGGGAGCCGCAGACGCGCCGGGGCACCGACCTCCCGCCCTTCCCGTCACGCAAGCCGCTCTAG
- a CDS encoding TolC family protein, whose product MVHDLPGVLALADRNHPNVAVARAKLDQVRAQLDEARFAPFSQFKLTGGVALAPTVRGNNVFSPNTDVSLTSSLGVGWRVNIDGVIPLWTFGKITNLWDAAEANVRVNQASVEKERDAVRLDVRKAYFGLQLARDSRSLLVDVRAEMDKALRRLEEQVEREEGDPIELLKLQTFGAELEARGAEADKYISVALAGLRFYTGVADLDIPDLPIRPPKHRLGHVTRYLTAARLYRPELAQARAGFDARSAQVRLARAQLFPDIGIAVQVGVSAAPEVADQLNPFTNDPGNFFHYSAALALQWKLDLLPQAARIRAAEAQLEEMAATQRFAMGGVATEVETAYAEVVEAQKRLDAYSKATKYGKRWLVMVQQGIDVGTMTDKDLIDPAKAYATNRFNQLNATMDLDMAMSRLAKATGWDAIAPDGT is encoded by the coding sequence GTGGTCCACGATCTCCCGGGCGTCCTCGCGCTCGCCGACCGCAATCACCCGAACGTCGCCGTCGCCCGCGCGAAGCTCGACCAGGTCCGCGCGCAGCTCGACGAGGCCCGGTTCGCCCCGTTCTCGCAGTTCAAGCTGACAGGCGGCGTCGCGCTCGCGCCGACCGTCCGCGGGAACAACGTCTTCAGCCCGAACACCGACGTCTCGCTCACCTCGAGCCTCGGGGTCGGCTGGCGCGTGAACATCGACGGCGTCATCCCGCTCTGGACGTTCGGGAAGATCACGAACCTCTGGGACGCCGCCGAGGCGAACGTCCGGGTGAACCAGGCGAGCGTCGAGAAGGAGCGGGACGCGGTGCGGCTCGACGTCCGCAAGGCCTACTTCGGCCTCCAGCTGGCGCGCGACTCGCGCAGCCTGCTCGTGGACGTGAGGGCCGAGATGGACAAGGCGCTCCGGCGCTTGGAGGAGCAGGTCGAGCGCGAGGAGGGCGATCCCATCGAGCTGCTCAAGCTGCAGACCTTCGGGGCCGAGCTCGAGGCGCGCGGGGCCGAGGCCGACAAATACATCTCGGTCGCGCTGGCGGGGCTGCGCTTCTACACGGGCGTCGCGGATCTCGACATCCCCGACCTCCCGATCCGCCCGCCGAAGCACCGGCTCGGCCACGTCACCCGTTACCTGACCGCGGCGCGCCTGTACCGACCGGAGCTCGCGCAGGCGCGCGCGGGCTTCGACGCGAGGTCCGCGCAGGTGCGGCTCGCGCGCGCGCAGCTGTTCCCCGACATCGGCATCGCCGTGCAGGTCGGGGTGAGCGCCGCCCCGGAGGTCGCGGATCAGCTGAACCCGTTCACCAACGACCCCGGCAACTTCTTCCACTACAGCGCGGCGCTCGCGCTGCAGTGGAAGCTCGACCTCTTGCCGCAAGCGGCGCGCATCCGCGCCGCCGAGGCGCAGCTCGAGGAGATGGCGGCGACGCAGCGCTTCGCCATGGGCGGGGTCGCGACCGAGGTCGAGACCGCCTATGCCGAGGTCGTGGAGGCCCAGAAGCGGCTCGACGCCTACAGCAAGGCGACCAAGTACGGGAAGCGCTGGCTCGTGATGGTGCAGCAAGGAATCGACGTCGGGACCATGACGGACAAGGATCTCATCGATCCAGCCAAGGCATATGCCACGAACCGATTTAACCAGCTGAACGCGACGATGGATCTCGACATGGCGATGTCGCGGCTCGCGAAGGCGACCGGCTGGGACGCCATCGCGCCGGACGGCACCTGA
- a CDS encoding AMIN domain-containing protein, with translation MRPSRHLSLSLLLALGLASSLALGQGATAQPAPKAAAAPEKAAAPQKPAVNKPRGGSAGAPKRPGRARKPKKDAQASLAGRPVATFPGFRMLPAGGSRVFVQIHGGKVDVAESKAAGRLVYRLKGAGAIQTNRFPLVTSFFATPVTQVQLVGQGNDLDMVIDLRTQTDAAYRVLETDQGMVLQVDFPPSVPEQRAAAPAEGARKRSERRTISQEPGSDESSDL, from the coding sequence ATGCGACCTTCCAGGCACCTCTCGCTGAGCCTTCTGCTCGCCCTCGGCCTCGCCTCGTCGCTCGCCCTCGGGCAGGGCGCCACCGCGCAGCCGGCCCCGAAGGCCGCCGCGGCGCCGGAGAAGGCCGCCGCCCCGCAGAAGCCGGCGGTCAACAAGCCGCGCGGCGGCAGCGCCGGCGCGCCGAAGCGCCCCGGGCGCGCGCGCAAGCCCAAGAAAGACGCGCAGGCGAGCCTCGCCGGGCGGCCGGTCGCCACCTTCCCCGGCTTCCGCATGCTCCCGGCCGGCGGCTCGCGCGTGTTCGTGCAGATCCACGGCGGCAAGGTCGACGTCGCCGAGTCGAAGGCCGCCGGGCGCCTCGTCTACCGGCTGAAGGGCGCAGGGGCGATCCAGACGAACCGCTTCCCGCTCGTGACGTCGTTCTTCGCGACCCCGGTGACCCAGGTGCAGCTCGTCGGCCAGGGCAACGATCTCGACATGGTGATCGACCTGCGCACCCAGACCGACGCGGCCTACCGCGTGCTCGAGACCGATCAAGGGATGGTGCTCCAGGTCGACTTCCCCCCGTCCGTCCCCGAGCAGCGCGCCGCGGCGCCGGCCGAGGGAGCGCGCAAGCGCTCGGAGCGCCGCACGATCTCGCAGGAGCCCGGGAGCGACGAGAGCTCGGATCTCTAG
- a CDS encoding CcmD family protein encodes MNSHHSLFSHAALQQPTGTTSDDRSQAFRPVQGGNDMQSGEKLLVEAYAAIWLILFALVFLSWRRQKQIDRRIDALEAAVQKARSGAGQGAS; translated from the coding sequence GTGAATTCCCATCATTCCTTGTTCTCCCATGCGGCGTTGCAGCAGCCGACGGGCACCACGTCGGACGACCGGTCGCAGGCGTTCCGCCCCGTCCAGGGGGGGAACGACATGCAGAGCGGAGAGAAGCTGCTGGTCGAGGCGTACGCCGCGATCTGGCTCATCCTCTTCGCGCTGGTCTTCCTCTCCTGGCGCCGGCAGAAGCAGATCGACCGGCGCATCGACGCGCTGGAGGCCGCCGTGCAGAAGGCGCGGTCTGGAGCAGGCCAGGGGGCGAGCTGA